The proteins below come from a single Chryseobacterium nepalense genomic window:
- a CDS encoding phospholipase D-like domain-containing protein gives MGIFYNNALCDIYIGKNAGAKMLQDIRNAQKNVKIVSPYLSPFLIKELIYLHSKGIKIRLITSDEIEDFYGYDKNIHKLIIQHRHVDEKAQQKRNDLISLSGTLLFAMIGLGLILLALMYFLNNVTFAYGFIMIVLMFLVRDSVVKKIKKTKIYHYTYKQLFPFKVYVSPTHGNATNKTFIHSKIYIIDDEIAYLGSLNFTGSGVKDNHETRIRTTDPNAVAKIIEEMKEIFYHSNLPERDIQFWGSQLYDEPDN, from the coding sequence ATGGGAATTTTCTACAACAATGCACTTTGTGATATTTATATTGGAAAAAATGCGGGTGCAAAGATGCTGCAGGACATCAGGAATGCTCAGAAAAATGTGAAAATTGTTTCTCCTTATCTTTCACCTTTTTTAATTAAAGAGCTTATTTACCTTCATTCTAAAGGAATTAAGATCCGGTTGATTACCAGTGATGAAATCGAGGACTTTTACGGGTATGACAAAAATATTCACAAGCTTATTATCCAGCATAGACATGTTGATGAAAAAGCACAGCAAAAAAGGAATGATCTTATAAGCCTTTCAGGAACGCTGCTTTTTGCGATGATCGGATTAGGCCTTATTTTGCTTGCATTAATGTATTTTTTAAATAATGTAACCTTTGCCTACGGTTTTATTATGATTGTTCTGATGTTTTTGGTAAGAGATTCGGTCGTTAAGAAAATAAAAAAAACCAAGATTTATCATTATACTTATAAACAGCTGTTTCCGTTTAAAGTATATGTTTCCCCCACTCATGGAAACGCTACTAATAAAACCTTTATTCATAGTAAAATTTACATTATTGATGATGAGATTGCTTATTTAGGTTCTCTTAATTTTACGGGAAGCGGCGTGAAAGACAACCACGAAACCAGAATCAGAACTACTGATCCGAACGCTGTTGCAAAAATAATAGAAGAAATGAAAGAAATCTTTTATCATTCTAATCTGCCTGAAAGAGATATCCAGTTTTGGGGAAGCCAGCTGTATGATGAACCGGATAATTAA
- a CDS encoding alpha/beta hydrolase has product MKRILIFLIFTLFSVPFFSQEYRTENNIHYYDEKTNASDVYIDERCVLDLYVPKNTKNFSTVIWFHGGGITGGEKEIPEALKNKGIAVIGVNYRLSPKVNAPKYIEDAAAATAWVFNNIKRYGGDESKIFISGHSAGGYLAIMVGLNKMYLNTYGIDANKLAAIVPFSGQMISHFTIRKEKGIDELDARIDEYAPLHFIRADAPPLLLITGDREKELLGRYEENAYMARMMKLKGHKETTLYELQGFDHGGMALPAFPLLLNEIKKVEKLKK; this is encoded by the coding sequence ATGAAAAGGATTCTGATATTTTTAATTTTTACACTGTTTTCAGTACCGTTTTTTTCACAGGAATACCGTACCGAAAACAATATTCATTATTATGATGAAAAAACGAATGCATCTGATGTTTACATCGACGAAAGATGCGTTCTGGATCTATATGTTCCTAAAAATACTAAAAACTTTTCCACGGTAATCTGGTTTCATGGCGGAGGAATCACAGGTGGAGAAAAAGAAATTCCCGAAGCTTTAAAAAATAAAGGTATTGCCGTGATTGGTGTTAATTACAGGCTTTCGCCAAAAGTAAATGCTCCCAAATATATTGAAGATGCAGCAGCGGCTACCGCCTGGGTTTTTAATAATATTAAAAGATACGGAGGTGATGAAAGCAAAATTTTTATTTCCGGACATTCAGCAGGAGGCTATCTTGCGATTATGGTAGGATTAAATAAAATGTACCTCAATACCTATGGAATTGATGCCAATAAGCTTGCCGCAATCGTTCCTTTCAGCGGACAAATGATATCCCATTTTACCATAAGAAAAGAGAAAGGGATTGATGAACTGGATGCCAGAATTGATGAATATGCACCGCTTCATTTCATTAGGGCAGATGCACCGCCGTTGCTTCTCATAACCGGTGACCGTGAAAAAGAACTGTTGGGAAGGTATGAAGAAAATGCGTACATGGCCCGTATGATGAAACTGAAAGGCCATAAGGAAACCACATTGTACGAACTTCAGGGATTCGATCACGGAGGAATGGCCTTGCCTGCTTTTCCTTTATTGCTTAATGAAATCAAAAAAGTTGAAAAACTGAAAAAATAA
- a CDS encoding TonB-dependent receptor plug domain-containing protein, with the protein MKNKKAILSASVLFFLGTFTYAQEKDTLKTNNVEEVVILGSRSGARSKTDSPVPVDVFNIKESSVILPQTNIGQILNAIAPSFTSTIQTNADGTDHLDPAQLRGLGPDQVLVLVNGKRRHTSALVNVNGSPGRGTVGTDLNAIPSFAINRIEVLRDGASAQYGSDAIAGVINLGLKKDTGKLTGQLSYGGNLTPAANDHTGDFDGQNIQVDLNYGNKIGKKGGFYNITWTSQFRNPTFRAGTESGNIFNAYNAIEQRALNNGVNLSSLFSNINNTANSQQIINTIHQYAQDVNYFSQAYQNQIQSATTISALQGLLGANVTDQELAYRGLNRKDFNMQVGQSKLNNHQLFANIEVPLNDNWKVYTFGGYSFRHGTSGGFYRRPNQSRTFTGLYPNGYLPQIGTDIQDLSLSAGIKGNWKGWNIDFSNTFGQNSFSYDIKNTGNTSLRFNSPNEFDAGGLRFSQNTINLDFSKKYDVWSGINIAFGAEHRYENFKITPGEEASYSAYDINGNLQTAATPNNLKPTDFFGNLLPGGSQVFGGFRAANAVNKNRQAVAGYADFEFNFTDWLLADAAVRYENYSDFGSTFNYKLASRIKLDDNLNFRFAGSTGFRAPSIHQIYYNVTSTLFTNGQLLEVGTFSNDSRIANLLGIPSLKQETSKSASVGFTYKIPSANLSFTADGYFTRIDDRIVLTGQFTRAAVSPQAQAAFDAAGVNAAQLFANAIDTETKGLDVVISHNIRFSGLKLDNNFAVNLNKTKKVGDIHSSGSLQSPSLENIYFSEASRIYLEEAVPRVKASLSNQLSFGKAIFYLRNTYFGKVTSPDIIDANGDGIVSPNEHQEITDKIITDVSLAYQFTKNIGLTAGVNNLFDIYPTKNLPASSNNDQFIYSRSTSQFGQNGRFVFTRLNFNF; encoded by the coding sequence ATGAAAAATAAAAAAGCTATACTTTCGGCTTCCGTATTATTTTTCCTGGGAACATTTACCTATGCACAGGAAAAGGATACACTCAAAACAAATAATGTAGAAGAAGTTGTGATCCTGGGTTCCAGAAGTGGAGCGAGGTCCAAAACAGACAGTCCTGTTCCGGTGGATGTGTTTAATATTAAAGAGTCTTCGGTTATTTTACCGCAAACTAATATAGGACAAATTCTTAACGCCATTGCGCCATCATTTACATCAACCATACAGACTAATGCAGACGGTACCGATCATTTGGACCCTGCACAGCTGAGAGGCCTTGGGCCGGATCAGGTTTTGGTTTTGGTAAACGGAAAAAGAAGGCATACTTCGGCACTTGTAAATGTAAACGGATCACCGGGAAGAGGAACGGTAGGAACAGACCTGAATGCCATTCCGTCTTTTGCCATCAACAGGATTGAAGTTTTAAGAGATGGTGCTTCTGCGCAGTATGGTTCCGATGCGATTGCCGGAGTTATTAATTTAGGCTTAAAAAAAGATACCGGAAAACTCACGGGACAGTTAAGCTATGGCGGAAATCTTACGCCTGCAGCAAATGATCATACCGGAGATTTTGACGGTCAGAATATTCAGGTTGACCTTAATTACGGGAATAAAATCGGGAAAAAAGGAGGTTTCTACAATATTACCTGGACTTCACAGTTCAGGAATCCTACTTTCAGAGCGGGAACGGAAAGCGGAAATATTTTCAATGCCTACAATGCGATTGAACAGCGTGCTTTAAATAACGGTGTCAATCTTTCTTCACTTTTCAGCAACATCAACAATACGGCAAACTCACAGCAGATTATTAATACGATTCACCAGTATGCGCAGGATGTAAACTATTTTTCCCAGGCTTATCAGAATCAGATCCAGTCGGCAACTACAATTTCTGCATTACAAGGACTTTTGGGCGCCAATGTAACCGATCAGGAGCTGGCTTACCGTGGATTGAACAGAAAAGATTTTAATATGCAGGTGGGACAGTCGAAATTGAATAATCATCAGCTTTTCGCCAATATTGAAGTGCCGTTGAATGACAACTGGAAAGTTTATACTTTTGGCGGTTACAGCTTCAGGCACGGTACTTCCGGAGGTTTTTACAGAAGACCCAACCAAAGCAGAACCTTTACGGGATTATACCCGAATGGATATTTGCCGCAGATCGGAACCGATATTCAGGATCTTTCTCTTTCTGCAGGAATTAAAGGAAACTGGAAAGGCTGGAATATTGATTTCAGCAATACATTTGGGCAGAATTCTTTTAGCTATGATATAAAAAACACAGGGAACACCTCTTTACGATTTAATTCTCCAAATGAATTTGATGCAGGAGGGCTGAGGTTTTCCCAAAACACCATTAATCTGGATTTTTCAAAAAAATATGATGTTTGGAGCGGGATCAACATCGCATTCGGTGCAGAACATCGTTATGAAAACTTTAAAATAACACCAGGAGAAGAAGCCTCCTATTCAGCGTATGATATCAATGGTAATTTACAGACGGCCGCTACTCCGAATAATTTGAAGCCTACTGACTTCTTTGGGAATCTCCTTCCGGGCGGATCGCAGGTTTTCGGAGGTTTCAGGGCTGCAAATGCGGTCAATAAAAACCGACAGGCCGTGGCAGGATATGCCGATTTTGAATTCAACTTTACCGACTGGCTTTTGGCTGATGCCGCAGTGCGCTATGAAAATTATTCAGATTTCGGATCTACATTTAATTATAAATTGGCTTCAAGAATTAAGCTTGATGATAATCTCAACTTCAGGTTTGCAGGTTCTACAGGTTTCAGGGCGCCTTCTATTCATCAGATTTATTATAATGTAACTTCCACATTATTTACCAACGGACAGCTTCTGGAAGTGGGAACTTTCAGCAATGACTCCAGAATTGCCAATTTATTGGGAATTCCAAGCCTGAAACAGGAAACCTCAAAATCAGCGAGTGTGGGATTTACTTATAAAATTCCTTCTGCGAACCTGAGTTTTACAGCAGACGGATATTTTACCAGAATTGATGACCGAATTGTTCTTACAGGACAGTTCACAAGAGCTGCTGTTTCTCCGCAGGCTCAGGCTGCTTTTGATGCTGCAGGTGTAAATGCAGCCCAGCTTTTTGCCAATGCAATAGATACCGAAACGAAAGGATTGGATGTGGTAATCAGCCATAATATTAGATTCTCAGGTTTAAAACTTGATAATAATTTTGCAGTCAACCTCAACAAAACCAAAAAAGTGGGAGATATCCATTCCTCAGGTTCTTTACAGTCCCCGAGCTTAGAAAATATCTATTTTTCCGAAGCTTCAAGAATTTACCTGGAAGAAGCCGTACCGAGAGTAAAAGCAAGTTTATCCAATCAGCTTAGTTTTGGAAAGGCCATTTTCTATCTTAGAAATACCTATTTCGGTAAAGTGACCAGCCCGGATATTATCGACGCCAATGGAGACGGGATTGTTTCTCCTAATGAACACCAGGAAATTACCGACAAAATCATTACCGATGTGTCTTTAGCATACCAGTTTACTAAGAATATCGGTCTTACAGCAGGGGTGAACAATCTGTTTGATATTTATCCCACTAAAAATCTCCCTGCGTCCAGTAATAATGACCAGTTTATCTATTCCCGGTCAACCTCACAGTTCGGGCAAAACGGAAGGTTTGTGTTTACAAGACTTAATTTTAATTTTTAA
- a CDS encoding ATP-dependent helicase produces the protein MEDYLKGLNESQFEAVTTLQGPLMVLAGAGSGKTRVLTMRIAHLITNGVDPFNILALTFTNKAAKEMKERIAKVVGQSNARSLWMGTFHSVFARILRNEAHYLGYPSNFTIYDQQDALNVIKKVLKDMNIDADLYKPKKVQARISTYKNNLITVKAYYANPELIEADEKANMKFIGQIYQRYVEQCFKNGSMDFDDLLLKTNELLTRFPEVLAKYQDRFRYILVDEYQDTNHSQYLIVKALASKFENICVVGDDAQSIYSFRGANIYNILNFKKDYPEAVTVSLEQNYRSTQNIVNAANVVIAKNLQQFKKNVFSENEEGDKIKIYRSLSDADEANFVAGNIWETRNREQRKYSDFAILYRTNSQTRAFEDALRRKNIPYKVYGGLSFYQRKEVKDLIAYLRLLVNENDSEALMRIINYPARGIGETTQNKLVVFADAQNVSVSKVLDNLTMYSPHLGFNNGVLNKLSDFWSMIKAFQVLLKTETAYSVAMEVAKRSGLIKFLKDDQTPEGISRVENVQELMNSMQGFIEEQMQLEDGDPSLPNFLENIALSADTQDKNNEEDMVSLMTIHLSKGLEFPVVHLVGLEENLFPSFMSSSTREDLEEERRLFYVALTRAEKQAFFSYAISRFQWGKITDAEPSRFLSEIDDIYLEFVNPAIEKRFINNSGVRSNIFDEHPSEMRSFKKVEKKTIERSGDSKPIAEPRKLKPVSTAKIINPSGASSQDIEVGDKVRHDRFGIGEVTFLDGTDPQNIKAKVIFQHEGEKNLILKYAKLTKI, from the coding sequence ATGGAGGATTATCTGAAAGGACTGAATGAATCACAATTTGAAGCTGTTACCACGTTACAGGGACCGTTAATGGTTCTTGCGGGAGCAGGTTCAGGGAAGACGCGTGTGCTTACCATGCGTATCGCACATCTCATTACAAACGGCGTAGATCCTTTTAATATTTTAGCATTAACCTTTACCAACAAGGCAGCAAAAGAAATGAAGGAACGTATTGCCAAAGTGGTGGGGCAGAGCAATGCAAGAAGTCTCTGGATGGGAACTTTTCACTCGGTTTTTGCAAGGATTCTGAGAAATGAAGCGCACTATCTGGGATATCCTTCCAATTTTACCATTTATGATCAGCAGGATGCCCTGAATGTCATCAAAAAAGTATTGAAAGATATGAATATTGATGCCGATTTGTATAAACCTAAAAAAGTTCAGGCAAGAATTTCTACCTATAAAAATAATCTGATTACCGTAAAGGCTTATTATGCCAATCCCGAACTTATTGAGGCCGACGAAAAGGCCAATATGAAGTTTATTGGGCAGATCTATCAGCGATATGTTGAGCAGTGCTTCAAAAACGGGTCTATGGATTTTGACGACCTTTTGCTTAAAACCAATGAGCTGCTTACCCGCTTTCCGGAAGTACTGGCTAAGTATCAGGACAGATTCAGGTATATTCTCGTGGATGAGTATCAAGATACCAACCATTCCCAGTACCTTATTGTAAAAGCGTTGGCTTCAAAATTTGAAAATATCTGCGTCGTGGGAGATGATGCACAGTCTATTTACTCATTCCGTGGTGCCAATATCTATAATATTTTAAACTTTAAAAAAGACTATCCGGAAGCAGTAACAGTTTCCCTGGAGCAGAATTACCGTTCTACCCAGAACATTGTAAATGCGGCCAATGTGGTTATTGCTAAAAACCTTCAGCAGTTCAAGAAGAATGTTTTCAGTGAAAATGAAGAAGGAGACAAAATCAAGATTTACCGCTCTCTTTCAGATGCCGATGAAGCGAATTTTGTGGCCGGAAATATCTGGGAAACCAGAAACCGTGAACAGAGGAAATACAGTGATTTTGCAATCTTATACCGCACCAACTCCCAGACACGGGCTTTTGAAGATGCATTAAGGCGTAAGAATATTCCGTATAAAGTATATGGAGGTCTGTCTTTCTATCAAAGGAAAGAGGTAAAAGACCTGATTGCCTACCTTCGGCTTTTGGTGAACGAAAATGATTCTGAAGCATTGATGCGGATTATTAATTATCCTGCAAGAGGAATCGGTGAAACTACTCAGAACAAGTTGGTTGTATTTGCTGATGCACAAAATGTTTCGGTATCGAAAGTATTAGATAATCTTACGATGTATTCACCGCATTTAGGCTTTAACAATGGCGTTTTGAATAAGCTCAGTGATTTCTGGTCGATGATTAAAGCATTTCAGGTATTGCTTAAAACAGAAACGGCTTACAGTGTGGCCATGGAAGTTGCCAAAAGAAGCGGACTGATTAAATTCCTAAAAGACGATCAGACACCGGAAGGAATTTCCCGTGTAGAAAACGTTCAGGAATTAATGAACTCTATGCAGGGGTTTATCGAAGAGCAGATGCAGCTGGAAGACGGTGATCCAAGCTTACCGAATTTCCTTGAAAATATTGCCCTTTCCGCAGATACCCAAGATAAAAATAATGAAGAAGATATGGTTTCTTTAATGACCATTCACCTTTCAAAAGGGCTGGAATTCCCGGTTGTACATCTGGTGGGTCTGGAAGAAAACCTGTTCCCGAGCTTTATGAGTTCATCTACCAGGGAAGATCTCGAAGAAGAAAGACGTTTGTTCTATGTTGCTCTCACGAGAGCTGAAAAGCAGGCTTTTTTCTCATATGCCATTTCACGATTTCAGTGGGGGAAAATTACTGATGCGGAACCGTCAAGATTCCTTAGTGAAATTGATGATATCTATCTGGAATTCGTAAATCCGGCTATTGAAAAACGTTTCATCAATAATTCAGGGGTAAGATCCAATATTTTCGACGAGCATCCGTCTGAAATGAGAAGTTTCAAAAAAGTTGAAAAGAAAACCATCGAAAGAAGCGGAGATTCTAAACCTATTGCAGAACCGAGAAAGCTTAAACCGGTGAGCACTGCAAAAATCATCAATCCGAGCGGCGCATCTTCTCAGGATATAGAAGTAGGCGATAAAGTAAGACACGACCGTTTCGGAATCGGTGAAGTGACTTTCCTGGATGGTACCGATCCTCAGAATATCAAAGCAAAGGTTATTTTCCAGCATGAAGGAGAAAAAAATCTTATTCTGAAATATGCTAAACTAACTAAGATTTAA
- a CDS encoding response regulator transcription factor, whose amino-acid sequence MSNAAKIMVVDDSPAIVDSIEMMLDFEGFEVAKFYKGSEMFSALDPHMKPDVILMDMWLSGEDGRDFCKLIKAHEHFQDIPVLIMSASRGLEQSALDAGADEFIAKPFDLGNMVERIRHYIKLP is encoded by the coding sequence ATGTCTAATGCTGCAAAAATTATGGTAGTGGATGACAGTCCCGCGATTGTTGATTCTATTGAAATGATGCTCGATTTTGAGGGGTTTGAAGTTGCCAAGTTTTATAAAGGTTCGGAAATGTTCAGTGCACTGGATCCTCATATGAAACCTGATGTTATTTTAATGGATATGTGGCTTTCCGGTGAAGATGGCAGAGATTTTTGCAAGCTTATCAAAGCTCATGAACATTTTCAGGACATTCCCGTACTCATCATGTCGGCAAGCCGCGGATTGGAACAGTCTGCGCTGGATGCAGGTGCAGATGAATTTATTGCCAAACCTTTCGATCTGGGAAATATGGTGGAAAGAATCAGGCATTACATAAAATTACCTTAG
- a CDS encoding PAS domain S-box protein — translation MKSFLEQNVSQESLITLFSQAPVAMCLLTGDNFSINSANPQMLEIWGKEASVIGRSLFEILPEIIEQGFKEILENVYRTGEIFKGNKWPVFLEKYGKYEEYFFTFIFAPVYNDDKKIIGISIVATEVTDQIFSERKLKESEYRFEHLIKKSDYPIAIYRTEELYIEFANEQMLKTWGKSASVIGMKLEDALPELEGQPFIGLLKNIFKTGETYASKEASADLMVNGKLQTFYYDFSYKPLKSPTGEVYAILNMAVDITDLVMAKKEIQEREKKFRDLADSMPQFVWTCDTKGEITYMNKSWYRYTGSTENENQTSLVKRMMRPETIAKVDQVWEDCIKTNTPFVMEYELEDPVQKGNYRWFLGRAVPNFAENGEVNQWTGTFTDIDEFKQLETQKDNFLGIASHELKTPLTSLKLYTQFIKNNLEKAGDPKNANVARRMDYQIDLLTGLINELLDVTKIQKGQMQLNESLFDFDKLVDEVVEEQQMTSRHKLFVSRSVAIGDVFADRHRISQVIANLISNAIKYSPDADEVHISTSLHGDRAQFNVKDFGIGIPKDKQSKVFEQYYRISGSKDYTFSGLGLGLFISAEIIRRTGGEIFVSSSEGEGSDFCFRIPKYKN, via the coding sequence ATGAAAAGCTTTTTAGAGCAAAATGTTTCACAGGAGTCGCTCATTACGCTCTTTAGCCAGGCGCCTGTAGCCATGTGTCTGCTAACCGGTGATAATTTCAGTATCAACAGTGCCAATCCGCAGATGTTGGAAATTTGGGGCAAAGAAGCTTCTGTTATTGGCAGATCTTTATTTGAGATACTTCCTGAAATAATTGAGCAGGGTTTCAAGGAAATTTTAGAAAATGTTTACCGTACAGGAGAAATTTTTAAAGGAAACAAATGGCCTGTATTCTTAGAAAAATATGGTAAATATGAAGAATATTTCTTTACTTTTATTTTTGCTCCGGTTTATAATGACGATAAAAAAATCATCGGAATAAGCATTGTTGCCACGGAAGTTACCGATCAGATCTTTTCAGAAAGAAAACTTAAGGAAAGTGAATACCGCTTTGAACATCTCATTAAAAAATCTGATTATCCCATAGCGATCTACCGTACTGAAGAATTATATATAGAGTTTGCCAATGAACAAATGCTTAAAACCTGGGGTAAAAGTGCTTCTGTAATAGGAATGAAGCTGGAAGATGCACTTCCGGAACTTGAGGGGCAGCCATTTATCGGTCTCCTGAAAAACATTTTCAAAACCGGAGAAACATATGCATCTAAAGAAGCCAGTGCGGATCTTATGGTAAACGGAAAACTTCAGACATTTTATTATGACTTTTCTTATAAACCCCTGAAAAGTCCTACCGGTGAAGTATATGCCATCCTGAACATGGCCGTAGACATTACAGATCTGGTAATGGCAAAAAAAGAAATTCAGGAAAGGGAAAAGAAATTCCGGGATCTTGCAGATTCTATGCCTCAGTTTGTCTGGACCTGCGATACGAAAGGAGAAATTACCTACATGAATAAAAGCTGGTACCGATATACCGGCTCAACGGAAAACGAAAACCAGACCAGTCTTGTGAAAAGGATGATGCGGCCGGAAACCATAGCAAAAGTTGATCAGGTATGGGAAGACTGCATAAAAACAAATACCCCTTTCGTAATGGAATATGAGCTTGAAGATCCTGTGCAGAAAGGAAATTACAGATGGTTCCTCGGAAGAGCAGTTCCTAATTTTGCCGAAAACGGGGAAGTCAATCAATGGACGGGGACTTTTACGGATATTGACGAATTCAAGCAACTCGAAACCCAGAAAGATAATTTTCTGGGAATAGCAAGCCATGAGCTTAAGACACCGCTTACCAGCCTGAAATTATATACTCAGTTCATTAAGAACAATCTTGAAAAAGCAGGTGATCCTAAAAATGCAAATGTTGCCAGAAGAATGGATTATCAGATTGATTTGTTAACGGGACTTATCAACGAATTGCTTGATGTAACCAAAATACAGAAAGGGCAGATGCAGCTTAATGAATCTCTATTTGATTTTGATAAACTGGTGGATGAAGTGGTAGAAGAGCAGCAAATGACTTCAAGACATAAACTTTTTGTAAGCAGATCCGTCGCAATCGGGGATGTTTTTGCAGACCGGCACAGAATATCTCAGGTAATAGCCAACCTTATCAGCAACGCCATCAAATATTCACCGGATGCTGATGAAGTACATATTTCCACAAGCTTACACGGAGATCGGGCGCAATTTAATGTTAAAGATTTCGGGATCGGTATTCCTAAGGATAAACAGTCAAAAGTTTTTGAACAGTATTACCGGATCAGCGGATCAAAAGATTATACATTTTCAGGGCTCGGACTGGGACTTTTTATCTCAGCTGAAATTATAAGAAGGACAGGCGGAGAAATTTTTGTTTCCTCTTCAGAAGGAGAAGGGTCTGATTTTTGCTTCAGAATCCCCAAGTATAAAAATTAA
- a CDS encoding M16 family metallopeptidase: MKKRLLSVAAAAFFGMALNAQQIKFEEYDLPNGLHVILHQDNSAPVVTTGVMYHVGAKDEVKGRTGFAHFFEHLLFEGTPNIKRGDWFKIVSSNGGQNNANTTNDRTYYYETFPSNNEQLGLWMEAERMRHAVINQVGVDTQREVVKEEKRLRMDNQPYGNLFTTIQKNLFTNHPYNWPTIGSMEDLNSAKLEEFQAFYKKYYIPNNATLVVAGDIKPEQTKKWIQEYYGGIPKGTVYPKNFPKDTPITQEKEVTATDPNIQLPAYVFAYRTPGNKEKDAYILDMLSSYLSSGKSSVLYKKLVDQDKKALQVAAFNQGLEDYGIFAFFAIPMGQTTKATLQADIDAEIKKLQTTLISEEDYQKLQNQYENQFVNANSSIQGIAASLATNHVLMGDTNLINKEIDIYRSITRQDLQNAAKKYLNSNQRIIINYVPEKK; this comes from the coding sequence ATGAAAAAGCGACTTCTTTCTGTTGCAGCAGCGGCATTTTTCGGAATGGCTCTGAATGCGCAACAAATTAAATTTGAAGAGTATGACTTACCAAACGGTCTTCATGTAATCCTTCACCAGGACAATTCGGCACCGGTTGTAACTACAGGTGTAATGTACCATGTTGGTGCAAAGGATGAAGTAAAAGGAAGAACCGGTTTTGCTCACTTCTTCGAGCACCTTTTATTTGAAGGAACACCTAATATTAAAAGAGGTGACTGGTTTAAGATAGTTTCTTCAAACGGAGGACAAAACAACGCTAATACAACAAACGACAGAACGTATTATTACGAAACTTTCCCTTCCAACAACGAGCAACTGGGTCTTTGGATGGAGGCTGAAAGAATGCGTCATGCCGTAATCAACCAGGTGGGTGTTGATACTCAGAGAGAAGTTGTAAAAGAAGAGAAAAGATTAAGAATGGACAACCAGCCTTATGGAAATCTTTTCACAACCATTCAGAAGAATTTATTTACCAATCACCCGTACAACTGGCCTACGATTGGTTCTATGGAAGACCTGAACTCTGCAAAACTTGAAGAGTTCCAGGCATTTTATAAGAAATACTATATTCCGAACAACGCTACTTTAGTTGTTGCGGGAGATATCAAACCTGAACAGACAAAAAAATGGATTCAGGAATATTACGGAGGAATTCCTAAAGGAACGGTTTATCCTAAAAACTTCCCTAAAGACACTCCAATTACTCAGGAAAAAGAGGTAACGGCTACAGATCCAAACATCCAGCTTCCGGCTTATGTATTTGCTTACAGAACACCGGGTAACAAAGAGAAAGACGCTTATATTTTAGACATGCTTTCATCTTATCTGAGCAGTGGTAAATCTTCTGTTCTATATAAAAAATTAGTAGATCAGGACAAAAAAGCATTACAGGTAGCTGCTTTCAATCAGGGTCTTGAAGATTACGGAATCTTCGCTTTCTTCGCAATTCCAATGGGACAAACAACAAAGGCAACTTTACAGGCTGATATTGATGCTGAAATTAAAAAACTTCAGACGACTCTGATTTCCGAAGAAGATTATCAAAAACTTCAGAACCAATACGAAAATCAGTTTGTAAATGCTAACTCAAGCATTCAGGGAATTGCCGCTTCATTGGCAACAAATCATGTTTTGATGGGCGATACAAATCTTATCAACAAAGAAATCGACATTTACAGATCTATCACCAGACAGGATCTTCAGAATGCTGCTAAAAAGTATCTTAATTCAAACCAAAGAATAATCATTAATTACGTACCTGAAAAAAAGTAA